Proteins found in one Quercus robur chromosome 2, dhQueRobu3.1, whole genome shotgun sequence genomic segment:
- the LOC126700228 gene encoding uncharacterized protein LOC126700228 yields the protein MDDYEQTSATGNTLKRRGPTNLADIWALDGSWKIPLPLNDRGQPVDDDGKTFVRWLGTFCHNGLLCPLVPAGWPKVEQKYKDDCWKEIAQRYLIDEDIVKPPDQKGWAMHILGVLRRNRRSSLKRIHVRGRTKEQVLRRKTPRSVMPEQWVEMVNYWFHEKTVTLSDKNKVSRGKQKEIATSGAQSFAQISHDMAKDKGAVERADVYLKVYRRRDGTAVTPHAQENITRMEALLREEGVRLQGEPSSGILWSTNDVYAQVFGRERSGRVRGVGLGITPSGRSATNASQFTSTPSLPSRTTQRILELESNSARLTEQLAQVHEQLAQSEARQQQMAEVIARMDSMFAQLAGSSVPNSSMSQGGSA from the exons atgG ATGATTATGAACAAACGTCAGCAACGGGAAATACACTTAAACGACGTGGTCCTACAAACCTAGCTGACATATGGGCATTGGATGGATCCTGGAAGATCCCATTGCCGTTAAATGATCGAGGGCAACCGGTTGATGATGACGGTAAAACATTTGTTCGGTGGTTGGGAACTTTCTGTCACAATGGGTTGTTATGCCCACTTGTCCCTGCTGGGTGGCCCAAAGTcgaacaaaaatataaagatgatTGTTGGAAGGAGATCGCG CAACGGTATCTCATTGATGAAGATATTGTTAAACCACCTGATCAAAAGGGATGGGCAATGCACATACTCGGGGTCCTTAGGAGAAATCGAAGGAGTAGCTTGAAGAGGATTCACGTACGAGGGCGGACAAAGGAACAAGTATTACGCAGGAAGACACCGCGGAGTGTAATGCCGGAGCAGTGGGTGGAGATGGTTAACTATTGGTTTCATGAGAAAACTGTG ACATTAAGTGACAAGAACAAGGTCAGTCGAGGGAAACAGAAGGAGATAGCAACATCTGGGGCTCAAAGTTTTGCACAAATTTCTCATGACATG GCAAAAGATAAAGGGGCTGTTGAGCGCGCTGATGTGTATCTAAAAGTATACCGTAGGAGAGATGGGACTGCTGTTACTCCTCATGCGCAGGAGAACATA ACTAGGATGGAAGCACTTCTGCGCGAAGAAGGCGTGCGACTACAAGGAGAGCCTAGTAGTGGAATTCTCTGGTCCACAAACGATGTATATGCTCAGGTGTTTGGTCGAGAGCGCTCTGGACGTGTACGTGGGGTGGGACTTGGAATCACCCCATCGGGAAGAAGTGCAACAAATGCTTCACAGTTCACTTCGACTCCATCGTTGCCAAGCAGAACAACCCAAAGAATTTTGGAGTTGGAGAGCAACTCTGCTAGATTGACTGAGCAACTAGCCCAAGTACATGAACAACTTGCCCAATCAGAAGCAAGGCAACAACAAATGGCTGAAGTGATTGCGCGCATGGATAGTATGTTCGCCCAACTTGCTGGCAGTAGTGTACCTAATTCGTCAATGTCTCAG GGTGGCAGTGCTTGA